The sequence TTGCCACTTTTGGTCGTCCATCCCATTCATTTTTACTATTTTCTTGTAATATCAACTATTTATTTAAGTCCTAAATGTTACACCTCAAGTATTAGCATATTCTTGTAATCTCAAGTATTTTCTTGCAGATACATTGGTTCTccatcttcaactccttcatgATGGTTATGTTCCTTACTGGTCTAGTATCAATGATATTGATGCGAACCTTGCGAAATGATTATGCTAAATATGCCCGTGAGGATGATGATTTAGAAACTCTGGTAATAACCTTAGTGATTCATCccatttatcttatatatttttaaatgattGTTGATGTTCTAGAACTCAACATCTTTAGGAAAGAGACGCCAATGAAGAGTCTGGTTGGAAACTTGTTCATGGAGATGTATTTCGTACCCCTCTCAGTTTAGCTTTACTGTCCGCTCTTGTTGGCACTGGCGCACAACTAGCAATGCTGGTTTTACTTGTAATCTTATTTGCTATTGTGGGAATGCTATACATTGGGTATGTGTCAAAATTTCCATTCTTGCATCTTACCCTGTCCCTTTCTCATAGTAGTTGATTTTAATTGATAAAGTAATGTTGTTTCCAGTTCCTCAAGTTTATACAAGAACCTCTCTCCTGATAGTTCTTCTGAACTCAGCTTTTGTTTAAATCGGCAGCCCAGAAACTTTATTGATTCTTTCTAATCTCTTTATGTGGAAACATGTGTTAGCATTTGATTATTTTCTTTGACATTTATTTTTGTATGCTTCGATCAGGAGAGGAGCAATTGTCACTACTTTCATAGTATGTTATGCTTTCACATCATTCATTTCAGGCTACGTCAGTGGTGGAATGTACTCCCGCCATGGTGGTATTTTCAGCTTCCCCTGTTTCTTCGACTCTTTTTCCACTTtcctgttctttttttttttttgtcttataattttattttatttttttcagatTGTTGTTTTTTTAGCAGGACTCGAAAATGTATACTTATTTCTCTTATATTATTGCAGGTAAAAACTGGATTAAATCAATGATTCTTACTGCTTCACTTTTCCCTTTCATGTGCTTTGGGATAGGTTTTGTTTTGAACACTGTTGCCATATTGTACGGGTCCCTAGCCGCCATTCCCTTTGGAACAATGGTTGTTGTCTTTGTCATATGGGCTTTTATTTCTTTTCCCTTGGCACTTCTGGGTACGGTTGTAGGAAGAAACTGGAGCGGTGCTCCTAACAACCCATGTCGCGTAAAGACCATTCCTCGACCAATTCCAGAGAAAAAGTGGTATCTAAAACCTTCTGTGGTATCTATGATGGGAGGATTGCTTCCTTTTGGTAGCATTTTCATCGAGATGTATTTTGTTTTCACTTCCTTCTGGAATTACAAGGTAATGTGAATAATTCTTATAAATCGGTATTgtgattgaattttttgtgcttACTCCTTTGACTGCTTGTGCAATCAGCCGAAGAATATTGAATTGTAATTTGATTTCCAGATTGGCTTGTGCCTTGGtcatatttcttaattcttctgatagaaaaataacaatgggATTTGGGATCGAAgattgaaaatatatattcatGGGAGAAAGGTTATGTGGAAACGAAGAAAAACACTTGGATCAACTCAAGTAAATTATAAAAGTGACTTGATTCAGTGTTGTAGAATTACTGATGCTTCATCTATATTTCAGAGGTTTATTTATCACAAACTTCATCAGTAGTAGTTAATTTCTCCTCATGCttactgaaagaattgaaagctGTCATATTACGCTATTCCTTCCTAATAACTAAATTATCTCCCTGTTAACAGGTCTACTATGTCTACGGTTTTATGCTTCTGGTTTTCCTGATTCTTATGATTGTAACCGTCTGCGTCACTATTGTTGGGACATATTTCCTGCTAAATGCTGAGAATTATCATTGGCAGTGGACTTCCTTCTGCTCCGCAGCTTCAACGGCAGTTTATGTGTACTTGTACTCTATATATTACTACTCCATGAAGACAAAAATGTCAGGGTTCTTCCAGACGAGTTTCTATTTTGGTTACACACTGATGTTTTGCCTTGGCTTGGGAATCCTTTGCGGTAAGTTATCAATATTCAACTCGAAGTTTTAAAGGTGACATTCATATCTCATGTGTGAGGGTGTAGTATATTTATATTGTTTGTCTTTTTTCGCTCATCTCCAGTTCATTTCAGAAATTCATACATTTGGAGCTTATGCACGTATGATTATTGATTCCTTTGCGTAATATGTACTCACTGTGGGTTGTTAATTACGCGCTTGCAGGTGCCATCGGTTATTTAGGCTCAAACTTGTTTGTGAGGAGGATTTACCGAAATATCAAATGTGACTAGGAGAGAGATTTGTCGCCGTATCCTTTGTGCTTCTTGGGTCAGTTTCTTGGCAAATGATTAGATTACGTATACGATGGCTTGATGATGTGTAGCTCAGAGTACAGGGGAATCCCCCAGATTTTTAGCAGGTTTTGTAAAAACCAAGATCTACTTACATAATTTAGAATGTTTTATGATTCATTTTTGTGGTTTAAAAAATGACCAACTCAGACATAGTAGACTGTTTACGGAGAATTAATGCACCTCAATTTACTCCACTTGGTAATGCTGTTGCTTCTTGTACCAGTAGAAGTGTCTTCGGAAGCGGGAATACAATTTTATCAAAGGTACgaggttttattttttattttttattttttatttttgagacCAGAACCATCCAATACACAGTGAATTTAAAACACAATTAGTCCATTCGAAGCTAGACTTTGAGGAAATAACTTCACAAGATCCATTCGCCGCTCTTATCATATGAACACTGGAGATTAAAGTAATTATCTAACTTTCATTATAATCCTCCTTTCAGGTCCTCGATCTTCACCAAATTTGATTACTGTTTTAACCGGGTGAAGAGAATACGTATGTATACAAACGTGGGTAAACCCATGACAGCAAACAGAAGTCCATGCTATCCGACGCAAACAAAAATCCATACCAAAATGAATAGCAGCCAATTCTGTGCCTTTCTCCGAGCTCGGGTGCCCTATCGTTCAAGCCTTTGCACCCAAAACATATCTTGAAAATGTTGAAGCACTGCCGCAACGCTGAATTTGTTTAGGAAACCATAGCATCCCACGTCAAATCAAGCCTCTACTGATTGTGTAGCGGGGTGTGAAAACTGATTAGGCAGTGGGTGATTCCACACTTGTTCCGGGCTAATCAATGTGGTCGGTGTCAATTTGCCACACATCAAATAAGCTTTACGAAATGCATCTAACAAAGAGAGCTCAATCAATTTTAACATCTACCGGTTGCCTAGAAATTATGTGTTATCCTGCAAATCTCGTTCCATACAATTTAAGTCATCAAGACGATTGCTGCAAAATTTTCCTCCTTGAAAAGCTTCAACAAAACTAGGTAACAACCTCAATAAAATGTGCCAAACGAAGCTTCTGTAGATTTCTCCAAAATATCATGTCTTACCGAACATTCCGAACATAAGGGCAAAACCGGAGACAATGACTAATGGTAGCGAAATACAACTTTTACAGAGGATACATGTTTGTAGTTTGCACATAGTGCGTGGTCAAATTTATAGTAGTACTCCATAATAAGATCCTATGACGCCGGCTGCGAATTCAAATATCGAGGCTCTAGAGTAGCTTCCGCCTGCACAACCTACACAGCACAGGGTGTAATGATAAGAAACTTATAGAGAAATATCGAAGCTTGAGTGTAGCTTCCACCTACACAACGTAGCATAACTTCTTCCTCCCCAAATACCCGAACTCGAGATGAGGCTAGCCACTTTACCCAAAAGTTTAGACCACATTTATAAGAAGGGAGACGTAGAATCCGTGGATCCTGAGTTAACTAAAATATTTTGTCCATTCCAATTCTTTAACATAGCCATTTTTTTATAAGATCACGCCCTCGGTAAAGAACGCCAACCATACTAAGGGTTAGAGCCTAAATTAGCCACCACAATATCTGAATGTTTAAAGTCATAATTGCTTAGCCAAAAGTGCATTGTTGAAAGCAATCAAATTGGTGGGGTGGAACAATGAAGGATGTGTCTCTGTCGTGCAAAATTTTGAAGAGTGATGAGATTTTGTGACATTTCATGTTTCAACCAAGCCTTTCTGGCCAAAGAAGGTTGGTGGATTCTTGCATGGCCCAATACAAAGTTGAAGAATCCTCAAGGCAAAATATTTCTGGTAATTGTATGTATCACTTTTCTGAAATCTCATAGTTCCAAAATTTTCTTCCCACCCTTAACTCAAATCATAACAGtgtcataaaaatatttgaaacaaaacataatTCATGTCGtaccaaaaatataaaatatttaacaagatttcaaaatattatgaACGCTTGCATTTTAAGACATattattcttttttaaaaaaatattattttaaaatacaaaGTCCACTTATTGATTCTCTGCCTGAACCGTTGAATTACCCGGATTGGTGCAGAACTTAtcttttaaaaattcagtcaaCTTACAGAAAGATCAGAGACGTCAAACCGTCAGATCGAAATGAAATTTGGTCAAATCATTTTTAAGAACGTTATCTAAATTGTGAATGTTGAGGATCAGGTTTGGTGGTTGTTTGAATCTGTTTCCAGACCACGAACAGAAGTTGCTTCTTTCTCGAGTATAATGtgtaaaattcttaaaaaattcGTATCTGAAGTTCTGGTCGTTAGATCGGTCTAAAATTTTGACTGAATATGTATAACTTCTTATGCTATattctgaatggtggagatcggattcgGTTCTTTTTAGAATTGGCAATAGGTCTTGAACGTAGTGCTTTTTTGAACTTGAAAAAAATATCTCCAGCGTTTCGTTCAATCTTCTCTCTTGTCTCACTCAAAATTCGAGTGAATTCGCAAATGACTTGATATGTCCAATCTCTTCATCTCGCATATATTTTACAATCACCTTCAAATAATCAAGATTTTAATATCTTGTAACTCTtaaaaaattttggaatttcaaaCTCGCATTTGTTCCCCCATAATGTTCGTCAACCTAGAATTACTCCAAATCAATTATAGAAAGATATTaacgattttatttttatttttaaaaaaagaacctTATATCATATTTCGTTGAAAACAAAGATACTAAACCAACCAAATTTTCACCTCAAAGGAAACTTGTTCATTCATCTTTattagaaaaattaaattttgataaaaatactACATTGTTTAAtgacataaaataattatatccaGAATGAAATCTGTAggaatttattttcaaaataaagtaaaataacACAACTTCGTATTAACATAAATCAAACTCAAAACAAATGTTAAAAGTCTGACACTATATCATGCTAAATAACATGCAGTGCTGTACCTGAGGGAAATCCATACAAAATCTAAtagagaataaaataaataagtttttACAGTTTATTTTTTCTATTAGATGTTAAAACTCAGGGAAACGATTGAAGAGAGAAATTTTCTTCAAACTCCGGGATAAAATTGTAGAGACAATGGAAAATTAACATGAGTCGGTGAAATATCATGATCAAACCTTCAAGTTTCAGCACATGGAGACTAAGAAATAACCCAATGAATTCCCTTATCCATGCCTACAACCGTAATCTTCAGAGTCATCCAAACTCCAAAGATCTTTCAAGAAAACTTGGATAATGATTCCAGTTTCCTTTAACCAATGGCATTTCAAAAGCAGTCACATGTATACAACAACCAACCAAAACTAAAGCATTGTGTAATCAAAATCTGGGAAAACAACACTAACACCCAAAGTACTCATTTTGGTTCAATAGCATATAACAAAAATAGGCGCTTAGGTCATCCTTTGAGCAGCCTCCTTTGCAAGCAGTCTTTCTTTGGCTTTTGTCTTGGCTTGAGATTTTGAACCCATAACACCTCCTCCCCACTTCTTCCTAGTCTCATCATACTTGTCATTAAAGTTGGCCTGTAAGAAAAGTAGAGAAAGTGCATCATATCAACACTGCCAGATGTCCTAGAAATTTAATAACTAGGAAAATTTATCACATAGAGCTGTTCAACGCTGCTGCAGAAAATTTATAGCTTTTTTGGTAACTCTCTTACCTTGATAGCTTCCAAAATTTTGCTGAACTCCATCTTGTCTTCATTCTTCACGGAGGTCAGACACAAGACAGATGCAGTCTTCTTGTGAACAATCTGCAAATTGCCAAGcacaaataaaatcaagtaggCATCACATATATTACAGAGGGGTTTGATCAAATACCATGAGATAAGAATCACTCACAGTTCCCAACCTAGCCTTCCCCTTCACAATGCAGTATGGAATTTCCATTTTCCTGCATAACGCAGGGAGCCATACGACCAATTCGATTGGATCCACATCATGAGCAATAACAACCAACTGGGCCTTATTCTGCAATATTAGTTTGATTGCACCATCAGTTTCCTGGTGCTAGTATACTTACTAGATGAAGTATGTACATCGAGAACAAGAATAACAAACCCACCTGCTCAATCAGACAGGTCACATGGTTCAGCCCATATTTCACAACAATAGGCTTCTTAACTTCAGGAGTCTTTCCTTCAGCTTCAGCCTGAGCTCTTTTCAAAAGGCGTTCTTTCTTCTGAGATTTATCCTCGGGTCTGTATTTGAGCATCATCTTGAACAGATTTGCAGCTGCAAATTCAACACAAACATAATTTGAGTTATTTGATTGAGGTTATCTTGCATTCCATTTCCCTCAGCATCAtcaacaaatataaaaaaaaagtaaaatataGAGGCACCTAAACATTCCAACTGATTACAACACTTATAACACAAAGCATTCCACTTGAATCCTTGGGAAACTTGAGTGACAGTGAACTATACTTGGATGAAACCTATGATATGACCTAGAATTAAATGTACAGTCATGTAAGAATCTGAATCGTTAAACACGGAAGATAAAAATGTTCAACCAGAATAGTACAATAATCACACCAATTGGCATAAAAAACTGACAACCAATCAATTGAAGGAAACAACATAGTACAAATATCGCGCAAACGAAGATTAACAAGAAAATGttgatataataaatttaaataattacttaaaagaaataaaatccaACGAAGAAATTTAGAAAGGGAAACAAACCCACCCAAGTTCTTGTCTAGGGTCTTGGAGAACTGATGAATGGGGGGCGGAACCTTCAATCGCTGCTTCAAAATCATCTTCTTCCGTTGAATCCGCACCACTTGAGGCCATTTCACGTATCTATGAAGATCCTTCTTCGG comes from Henckelia pumila isolate YLH828 chromosome 4, ASM3356847v2, whole genome shotgun sequence and encodes:
- the LOC140860088 gene encoding transmembrane 9 superfamily member 1-like isoform X2, with the translated sequence MGSTVRSSFSFLPAILFFISAALASESDHKYKPDDPLVLWVNKVGPYNNPQETYNYYSLPFCRPSGDAAHKWGGLGEVLGGNELIDSRIDIKFQKPVDKTSICEIEIDEAHATHFKDAIERTYWFEFFMDDLPLWGYVGEFHSKRKGDNQHMLFTHKSITVKYNKNQIIQVNLTQQNPKPLEVGRTLDMTYSVQWIPTDISFARRFDVYLDHPFFEHQIHWFSIFNSFMMVMFLTGLVSMILMRTLRNDYAKYAREDDDLETLERDANEESGWKLVHGDVFRTPLSLALLSALVGTGAQLAMLVLLVILFAIVGMLYIGRGAIVTTFIVCYAFTSFISGYVSGGMYSRHGKNWIKSMILTASLFPFMCFGIGFVLNTVAILYGSLAAIPFGTMVVVFVIWAFISFPLALLGTVVGRNWSGAPNNPCRVKTIPRPIPEKKWYLKPSVVSMMGGLLPFGSIFIEMYFVFTSFWNYKVYYVYGFMLLVFLILMIVTVCVTIVGTYFLLNAENYHWQWTSFCSAASTAVYVYLYSIYYYSMKTKMSGFFQTSFYFGYTLMFCLGLGILCGAIGYLGSNLFVRRIYRNIKCD
- the LOC140860088 gene encoding transmembrane 9 superfamily member 1-like isoform X1, translating into MGSTVRSSFSFLPAILFFISAALASESDHKYKPDDPLVLWVNKVGPYNNPQETYNYYSLPFCRPSGDAAHKWGGLGEVLGGNELIDSRIDIKFQKPVDKTSICEIEIDEAHATHFKDAIERTYWFEFFMDDLPLWGYVGEFHSKRKGDNQHMLFTHKSITVKYNKNQIIQVNLTQQNPKPLEVGRTLDMTYSVQWIPTDISFARRFDVYLDHPFFEHQIHWFSIFNSFMMVMFLTGLVSMILMRTLRNDYAKYAREDDDLETLERDANEESGWKLVHGDVFRTPLSLALLSALVGTGAQLAMLVLLVILFAIVGMLYIGRGAIVTTFIVCYAFTSFISGYVSGGMYSRHGGKNWIKSMILTASLFPFMCFGIGFVLNTVAILYGSLAAIPFGTMVVVFVIWAFISFPLALLGTVVGRNWSGAPNNPCRVKTIPRPIPEKKWYLKPSVVSMMGGLLPFGSIFIEMYFVFTSFWNYKVYYVYGFMLLVFLILMIVTVCVTIVGTYFLLNAENYHWQWTSFCSAASTAVYVYLYSIYYYSMKTKMSGFFQTSFYFGYTLMFCLGLGILCGAIGYLGSNLFVRRIYRNIKCD
- the LOC140864997 gene encoding large ribosomal subunit protein eL8y, producing the protein MAPKKGAKLPAPAKKKAEKVVNPLFEKRPKQFGIGGALPPKKDLHRYVKWPQVVRIQRKKMILKQRLKVPPPIHQFSKTLDKNLAANLFKMMLKYRPEDKSQKKERLLKRAQAEAEGKTPEVKKPIVVKYGLNHVTCLIEQNKAQLVVIAHDVDPIELVVWLPALCRKMEIPYCIVKGKARLGTIVHKKTASVLCLTSVKNEDKMEFSKILEAIKANFNDKYDETRKKWGGGVMGSKSQAKTKAKERLLAKEAAQRMT